The sequence ccagcctgtagcagtgcatgggattcttccgtcctaagtgcaggactctgcacttgtccctgttgaacctcatcagatttcttttggcccaatcctccaatttgtctaggtcactctggaccttatccctaccctccagcgtatctacctctccccccaccttagcgtcatccgtgaacttgctgagggttcaatccatCCCATCGTGTCTGTATATAAAAGGGTTAAACAAATACTGATGGCCACAGTTGTGTGCTCGTTACCCTGAGGTAAATTCAGAGGCAGTCCATTGCAATCAAGGGACCAGAGTCTGGCTGTAAGATTTAATTTAACTTTACTGATGATTAAGACCTATCAAGGGGGATTTAAAGTTCTGAAACACTGTTTATATATTCATTATAACAATCATCTCCAGTGATGATGGTGGTTTATCTATAGCTCTTTGGAATACCAGTtccagatcagggccccactgtgctgtgcactgtacaaacatgtacgTTTCCTTACATTTTTAGTTAGAAAATATTGTACAGTGATAACAGTAATGGATTCTTTCTATTGTCGTATGCATTTCATTGCCTTCAGCCACGACAGGGGAAGCTGTCCCTCACTGATGAACTCCACTGGGCTGATGGATTTGTCATTGTGTATGACATCAGCAACAGAGCTTCCTTTGCCTTTGCAAAGGCATTGCTATACAGGATACGAGATTCCCACCTGGCAGCTTGCAAAAGGTAAGTTGTATTATAAATATTACATTTCTTTCAATCTAACATACGAAAAGAGATGAGTGTGAGCTCTAGGTACCCTAACAGCCACTAAAATGACACTCTGCACAGCAATAGTACCCAGCAACGTAACAATAGTAACATAACTAGCTGGTAAATTCAGCAGCAAAATGCAACCCCGTTCCACCCAAAACCCAGTATACTATAGGCTTTTTCATTCTTGTTTCACATGTAAATCATACTGTCATGCTAGGTGATATAAGACTAACTGCTCTGATCAAGATTAGACAACGTGCTGGTGAAAGTGCTGGTAGTTAGCCTATGCTGCAGCTCCCCCCATTGCTGTcaccagtggagctgcaccaatgggaagtttgaagaaaatagtagtgtagacacaATCAGGGAGGATTTGGCACCAAGAACTCCTCTTAAACTCTGTCCTCAGCAGTGACATCAACTCCCTTTATGTCCTTGGGCACAATTTAAATTAGTTCAGAGGTCAGTGGCATGAATTAATTGGTGAACtagttagatttttaaaaactgagtgCTAAGTATTGGTGTTCACAACAGTTGACCTAGGAATGCATAACCTGCTGAGGCTTTTGCCTAAATAAAACATGACCTGAGAATAAAATCATCTTAAATTAGGAAATGgtttaaattatattttcagCCCCTTTCGCCATATACTGTCTCAACCTTAATCCGTTGGTGCATATATTTGTCATACTCTTCTTAATATTTAAGGGGGAAAATGTACTGTCAACTTTTTTTAGTCTTAATAAAACATAACTAAAATGAGGTTGTCATTTGCCTCACAGATGGGTTAGGAGGCTTTATAGCAATCTGAGATCCTAGATAGCATTTAGTGGTCTACATTAAtattataatattaaaaaaaacctgacagtTTCCTTTGGATATGCAACGTACAAGAGCAGGTACCCTGTAGCATTTTTATAAGGCTTTTTGTCTAATCAAAAACTTTATTTCAGAGTGGTAGAGTCAGCTGTATTCTTAGTTGGTAACAAGCAGGATCTATGCCATATGAGAGAGGTTGGCTGGGATGAAGGACAAAAGCTGGCGATGGATAACAAATGCCAGTTCTGTGAACTGTCTGCAGCTGAACATTGTCAGGAAGTGGTGACCATGTTCACGAAAGTCCTGAGAACTATCACCACAAACTTCAAAGTGAAGGAAAAGAGACGACCCAGTGGATCAAAGTCAATGGCCAAACTAATCAACAACATGtttgggaagaggaggaagtCTGTGTAATGGACGTCCAGGCTCACGGAAACCACTGAATGATGATACACTGAAACGTTTGCAGCAGTAGGCCATATGCAATGCTTGGACTCAGCCATTGAGTACATGTGTTTAAAAGGTCTCCATCTGAAGGGATATGTCAGTACAAACCAAAGATGACTGGCAGTACGGGCCAGTAGACAGAGTACTGCACTGGgattcagaagacctgggttctatttacAGCACTACCATGGACCTTGGCAAGTCTCTTCATCTATCtgagcctctgtttcccctctcaacctgtgtcttgtctatttagattgtaagcttagAAGGACTGTCTTTTACTACTTTGTGTGTAGAGTGCCTACAAACAATGGGGCCTTAATCTTGGTTGTAGCGtctaggtgttactgtaatatttttttttccaatgaactcagcctctctgtgcctcgctGAACAATAGCCCAACTTCACAATTCCAAGATTTATCTGTAACAGCAATTGCAGTAATTGAAACCAGGATTGGAATTGACACTAATTGAAACTTTGTGATATTGCACTTGTAAGTAAATGAGTGAAGTAATGCCTGACTTTCAGGGCTTCCTTTCCCTGAAAAGGTGCCATGAGTAGGGGATCAGATAAATGAGGTTCTCATCTGTCTCCCATTTCAGTTTACTGCTGGAGCATGATGGGAggaagcatggtccagtggataggaaACTGGAATGGGAGTCATGAGCCTTGGGCTCActttggctctgctgctgacttgctgtgtgacctaagACAAGGTCTTATTGGGAGAAATGTACTCCTAAAATTTACATCAATTTTATCTTCCCTGGCCACGTGGGTATTTGAATCCATGATTTCAAGCTTCAGAGGTGGAAGCTAATTCCTTACACCATCTTCCATTCCTATGCAGATGGCCAGTGCAGCCCATGTAGTACTGAAATCCAACTTAGGCCCTGATtat is a genomic window of Lepidochelys kempii isolate rLepKem1 chromosome 1, rLepKem1.hap2, whole genome shotgun sequence containing:
- the RERGL gene encoding ras-related and estrogen-regulated growth inhibitor-like protein, which produces MNELKLAVLGSRGAGKSALTVRFLTRRFIGEYASHAECIYTKHLCLDGRQMHMEIYDPCSQPRQGKLSLTDELHWADGFVIVYDISNRASFAFAKALLYRIRDSHLAACKRVVESAVFLVGNKQDLCHMREVGWDEGQKLAMDNKCQFCELSAAEHCQEVVTMFTKVLRTITTNFKVKEKRRPSGSKSMAKLINNMFGKRRKSV